In Streptococcus uberis, a single window of DNA contains:
- a CDS encoding ribonuclease Y: protein MINIILLIVCALIGLIIGYAMISLKLKKAKESADLTLLNAEQDAVNIRGKAVAEADHIRESAERESKANRKELLLEAKEEARKYREEIEQEFKSERQELKQLETRLNERAFSLDRKDENLTSKEKVLDSKEQSLTDKSKHIDERQTEVERLEEVKKEELQRVAAMTIAEAREVILMETETKLTQEIASRIRDAEREIKDRANKTAKDLLSQAMQRVAGEYVTEQTITSVHLPDDNMKGRIIGREGRNIRTLESLTGIDVIIDDTPEVVVLSGFDPIRREIARMTLESLISDGRIHPARIEELVEKNRLEMDNRIREYGEAAAYEIGAPNLHPDLIKIMGRLQFRTSYGQNVLRHSVEVGKLAGILAGELGENVALARRAGFLHDMGKAIDREVEGSHVEIGMEFARKYKEHPVVVNTIASHHGDVEPESVIAVIVAAADALSSARPGARNESMENYIKRLRDLEEIATSFDGVQNSFALQAGREIRIMVQPEKVSDDEVVILSHKVREKIENNLDYPGNIKVTVIREMRAIDYAK from the coding sequence ATGATTAATATTATTTTATTAATTGTTTGTGCCCTCATTGGTTTGATCATAGGTTATGCAATGATTTCGCTTAAATTAAAAAAAGCGAAAGAAAGTGCTGACTTGACTCTTTTAAATGCTGAGCAGGATGCGGTAAATATTCGTGGTAAAGCTGTTGCTGAAGCTGATCATATTAGAGAATCAGCAGAGCGTGAAAGCAAAGCGAATCGTAAAGAACTGCTGTTAGAAGCAAAAGAAGAGGCAAGAAAATATCGTGAAGAAATTGAGCAAGAATTTAAATCTGAAAGACAAGAGCTAAAACAATTAGAAACACGACTTAATGAGCGTGCCTTTTCTCTTGACCGAAAAGATGAGAATTTAACAAGTAAAGAAAAAGTTCTAGATAGTAAAGAACAAAGTCTGACCGATAAATCTAAACATATTGATGAGCGTCAAACAGAAGTCGAACGACTCGAAGAAGTAAAAAAAGAAGAATTACAACGTGTTGCGGCAATGACCATTGCAGAAGCAAGAGAAGTGATTCTGATGGAAACTGAGACTAAACTCACTCAGGAAATTGCTAGCAGAATTCGTGATGCCGAAAGAGAAATCAAAGATCGAGCTAATAAAACAGCTAAAGATTTGCTATCTCAAGCCATGCAAAGGGTGGCAGGCGAGTATGTCACAGAGCAAACCATTACCAGTGTCCATTTACCAGATGACAATATGAAAGGTCGTATTATTGGCCGAGAAGGTCGTAATATTCGTACTTTAGAAAGCTTAACTGGTATTGATGTTATCATTGATGATACACCAGAAGTCGTTGTTTTATCAGGATTTGATCCAATTCGACGTGAAATTGCCCGAATGACCCTCGAGTCTCTCATTTCAGATGGAAGGATTCATCCTGCTCGAATTGAAGAATTAGTCGAAAAGAATCGTCTGGAAATGGATAACCGCATTCGTGAGTATGGCGAAGCTGCTGCTTATGAAATCGGAGCTCCTAATCTACATCCCGATTTAATTAAGATTATGGGTAGATTGCAATTCAGAACATCGTATGGTCAAAATGTTCTTCGACACTCAGTCGAAGTTGGTAAACTTGCTGGTATTCTTGCAGGTGAGCTAGGTGAAAATGTTGCCTTGGCAAGACGAGCTGGGTTCTTACATGATATGGGTAAAGCCATTGACCGTGAAGTTGAAGGTAGCCATGTCGAAATTGGTATGGAATTTGCACGCAAGTACAAGGAACATCCAGTTGTTGTCAACACGATTGCCAGTCACCACGGAGATGTAGAACCGGAATCTGTCATTGCAGTTATTGTTGCAGCAGCAGATGCTTTGAGTTCAGCTAGACCTGGTGCGCGTAATGAATCCATGGAGAATTACATTAAACGTCTCCGTGATTTAGAAGAGATTGCTACAAGCTTTGACGGCGTTCAAAATAGCTTTGCTTTACAAGCTGGTAGAGAAATTCGCATTATGGTGCAACCGGAAAAAGTTTCAGATGATGAAGTCGTTATCCTGTCTCATAAAGTACGTGAAAAAATTGAAAACAATTTAGATTACCCTGGTAATATTAAAGTGACCGTAATACGTGAGATGAGAGCAATCGATTATGCCAAATAA
- a CDS encoding LysR family transcriptional regulator, producing the protein MDIKQIRYFLAIVECQFNLSQAAEMLYISQPTLSMMITEFEKRENVRLFKRTRGRITGLTYLGESYYQDAKKVLESYDQMFNNLHNVTKTPKGSINIGIPPLILSVVFSKVMPEMILSNPGIQFNIKEIGAYNLKNELLLGNVDIAVLLSPTGIADNLVEINEIQRSELCVCLSPKHKLAQKNVITWEDLNMENIALFDSSFMVHHLVLESCERKHVRPNIVLTSASWDFMINSTMINHKILTICPKPIMDLYPMKNIISIPMEHPISWRVVLTRLKKNNYSDLEAYIMDSLVQSFIK; encoded by the coding sequence ATGGACATTAAACAGATTAGATATTTCTTAGCAATAGTTGAATGCCAATTTAATCTCAGCCAGGCTGCTGAGATGTTATATATTTCGCAACCCACACTAAGTATGATGATCACAGAATTTGAAAAACGAGAAAATGTTAGACTTTTTAAAAGAACTAGAGGGAGAATTACTGGCTTAACCTATCTAGGAGAAAGCTATTATCAGGATGCCAAAAAAGTACTTGAATCTTATGATCAAATGTTTAATAATCTTCATAATGTCACAAAAACGCCAAAAGGTAGCATTAATATAGGAATTCCTCCTTTAATTTTGTCTGTGGTTTTTTCTAAAGTGATGCCTGAAATGATTCTTTCAAATCCTGGAATTCAATTTAATATTAAGGAAATAGGTGCCTATAATTTAAAAAATGAGTTGTTATTAGGAAATGTTGACATAGCTGTCTTGCTTTCACCGACTGGAATTGCAGATAATTTGGTAGAAATTAACGAAATTCAACGTTCCGAATTATGTGTTTGTCTTTCGCCAAAACACAAATTAGCTCAAAAAAATGTCATAACCTGGGAAGATTTAAATATGGAAAATATAGCCTTGTTTGACTCATCTTTTATGGTTCATCACTTGGTTCTTGAATCTTGTGAACGCAAACATGTGAGACCCAATATTGTTCTGACATCTGCTTCCTGGGATTTTATGATTAATTCAACTATGATCAATCATAAGATATTAACAATATGTCCTAAACCAATCATGGATTTATACCCTATGAAAAATATTATTTCCATACCAATGGAACACCCAATTTCTTGGCGTGTTGTACTCACTCGATTAAAAAAGAACAACTATTCTGATTTAGAAGCATACATCATGGATTCCTTGGTTCAATCCTTTATCAAGTAA
- a CDS encoding acetyl-CoA C-acetyltransferase, translating into MDKVVIVQALRTPIGAFGGAFKDVNAVTLATTVIKKMLDNTQLPPHHIDEVIIGNVLHAGLGQNIARQIAIHSGIPNEKTAFTVDMVCGSGLKAIQLAAQSILLGDAKIIIAGGVENMSQAPYVCQSNRFGSRLGNSELIDTLVHDGLTDAFSKTHMGITAENVAKKYQISREEQDQFAFNSQQKAAEALKNNRFKEEIVPVTVTQRKGDPLIVSQDEYPKPNSSLEKLKKLRPAFMSSEGTVTAGNASGINDGAAMVMLMTEKHAKQLGLEILASITSYASAGVDPDIMGTGPIPATQKALEKANLKISDIGLIESNEAFAAQSLAVMMSLECQADKVNVNGGAIALGHPIGASGARILVTLLHEMKKQDVTNGLATLCIGGGQGTSLIVTQEK; encoded by the coding sequence ATGGATAAAGTCGTTATTGTCCAAGCTCTAAGAACACCAATTGGTGCATTCGGAGGAGCTTTTAAAGATGTTAATGCCGTTACATTAGCTACCACTGTTATAAAAAAAATGTTGGATAATACCCAGCTCCCTCCTCATCACATTGATGAGGTTATTATTGGCAATGTTCTTCATGCAGGTCTCGGCCAAAATATCGCCCGTCAAATTGCCATTCACTCCGGAATTCCAAACGAAAAAACAGCTTTTACAGTTGATATGGTTTGTGGTTCTGGTCTAAAAGCAATACAATTAGCAGCCCAGAGTATTTTATTAGGTGATGCGAAAATCATTATAGCAGGTGGCGTCGAAAACATGTCCCAAGCACCCTACGTTTGTCAAAGTAACCGATTTGGCAGTCGACTGGGAAATAGTGAATTAATCGATACACTTGTTCACGATGGGTTAACGGATGCCTTTAGTAAAACCCATATGGGGATTACAGCTGAAAACGTTGCAAAAAAATACCAAATTAGTAGAGAAGAACAAGATCAGTTTGCATTCAATAGTCAACAAAAGGCAGCTGAAGCACTTAAAAATAATCGTTTCAAAGAAGAAATTGTTCCAGTTACAGTAACTCAAAGAAAAGGAGACCCTTTAATCGTCTCACAAGATGAGTATCCAAAACCAAATTCGAGTTTAGAGAAACTCAAAAAATTAAGACCAGCATTTATGTCTTCTGAAGGGACTGTTACAGCTGGAAATGCCTCAGGCATTAATGATGGTGCTGCAATGGTCATGTTAATGACTGAAAAACATGCTAAACAATTAGGTTTAGAGATTTTGGCTTCTATCACTTCCTACGCTAGTGCAGGTGTTGATCCTGATATTATGGGAACAGGACCAATCCCAGCAACTCAAAAAGCCTTAGAAAAAGCCAATTTAAAAATATCTGATATTGGCTTAATTGAATCAAACGAGGCATTTGCTGCTCAATCTCTCGCCGTAATGATGTCATTAGAATGTCAAGCAGACAAGGTTAATGTTAATGGTGGTGCAATTGCATTAGGGCACCCAATTGGTGCAAGTGGAGCTCGTATTCTTGTCACCTTACTTCATGAAATGAAAAAACAAGATGTAACAAATGGATTAGCAACCCTTTGTATCGGAGGCGGACAAGGAACAAGTCTGATCGTAACTCAGGAAAAGTAA
- a CDS encoding CoA transferase subunit A, giving the protein MSKEITIKEAITHINDGDTLMVGGFMTNGTAERLIDALVEKGVKNLTLICNDAGFPDKGVGKMIAKKQFNTIIASHIGLNREAGRQMNEGETTIHLVPQGTLVERIRSGAFGLGGVLTPTGIGTLVAEGKKVISVDGKEYLLETPLYADVALIFADKADKYGNLQYRGSENNFNHLMAANAKKTFVETRQLVEIGEMDPNFIHTPGIFVDYIIKGETA; this is encoded by the coding sequence ATGTCAAAAGAAATTACAATTAAAGAAGCCATCACTCATATCAATGATGGTGATACGTTAATGGTTGGCGGCTTTATGACAAACGGAACAGCCGAGAGACTCATTGATGCTCTCGTAGAAAAAGGGGTTAAAAACCTAACCCTAATCTGTAACGATGCTGGTTTTCCAGACAAAGGGGTTGGTAAGATGATTGCCAAAAAACAATTCAATACTATCATCGCTTCACATATTGGATTAAACCGTGAGGCAGGTCGACAAATGAATGAGGGTGAAACAACCATTCACCTTGTTCCTCAAGGAACACTGGTTGAAAGAATTCGTTCAGGAGCTTTTGGCTTAGGTGGAGTTTTGACACCTACAGGTATAGGAACACTTGTCGCTGAAGGAAAAAAAGTCATTTCGGTTGATGGGAAAGAATATCTTTTAGAAACACCACTCTATGCTGATGTCGCCTTAATTTTTGCAGATAAGGCTGATAAATACGGTAATCTTCAATATAGAGGTTCCGAAAATAACTTTAATCACCTCATGGCAGCAAACGCAAAGAAAACCTTTGTTGAAACTAGACAACTCGTTGAAATCGGAGAGATGGATCCAAACTTTATTCATACACCTGGTATATTTGTTGACTATATTATAAAAGGAGAAACAGCATGA